In Juglans microcarpa x Juglans regia isolate MS1-56 chromosome 4S, Jm3101_v1.0, whole genome shotgun sequence, a single window of DNA contains:
- the LOC121263316 gene encoding germin-like protein subfamily 2 member 1, translating to MVANVLACLFIFAAISSSVAYDPDPLQDICVADLKSKIKVNGFVCKDDADVTAADFTFNGLAKPGLINNSFGSVVTPANVMQVPGLNTLGVSLARIDYAPGGLNPPHTHPRATETIFTLEGELEVGFITTANKLISKIIKQGEIFVFPRGLVHFQKNNGHKLASVISGFNGQLPGTQVIATSLFAASPPVPDDVLEIAFQVDGKVVDTIKANLAPKKKW from the exons ATGGTGGCAAACGTTCTTGCATGCCTGTTCATCTTTGCTGCAATCTCCAGTTCTGTGGCATACGATCCTGACCCCCTTCAGGATATCTGCGTTGCCGATCTAAAGTCAA AGATAAAGGTGAACGGGTTTGTATGCAAGGACGATGCAGATGTCACGGCAGCAGATTTCACCTTCAATGGCCTGGCTAAGCCAGGGCTCATCAACAACTCGTTTGGTTCAGTCGTAACTCCAGCCAATGTGATGCAG GTTCCAGGCCTTAACACGCTCGGCGTGTCGCTGGCGCGCATTGACTATGCACCCGGCGGACTCAACCCTCCTCACACTCACCCGCGCGCCACCGAGACCATATTCACTCTGGAAGGCGAGCTGGAAGTAGGCTTCATCACCACAGCAAACAAGCTCATCTCCAAGATCATCAAGCAAGGTGAGATCTTTGTGTTCCCCAGGGGACTGGTCCATTTTCAGAAGAACAATGGCCACAAGCTTGCTTCTGTGATCTCGGGCTTCAATGGCCAACTGCCGGGCACCCAAGTCATTGCCACATCACTTTTCGCTGCGTCACCACCGGTGCCGGACGATGTGTTGGAGATAGCCTTCCAGGTGGATGGCAAGGTGGTTGACACAATCAAAGCAAACCTTGCTCCCAAGAAGAAGTGGTGA
- the LOC121263317 gene encoding protein phosphatase 2C 32-like — MGNGTSRVVGCFIPFNEKSGVDLEFLDPLDEGLGHSFCYVRPSIFESPAITPSNSERYTVDSSTLDSETLSGSFRHDMIDDPSGLHRLNKSVPETTFKTISGASVSANVSTARTGNQSALFASDVQEPAASFESTSSFAAIPLQPVPHCSGPLSGFMSGPLERSFTSGPLERGRGFMSGPIEKGVMSGPLDATDKSNFSAPLARICQRPGLQRLMRSVSGPMRSTFSRAFSKHSGAGWMQRFFLTSVSQLAWHSKEPKFQPDTSRNCLEGVPSEGEYRCTHDLQWAHGKAGEDRVQVVLSEEQGWLFIGIYDGFSGPDAPDFLMSHLYQAIDRELEGLIWDYEDKHLNDQLKPELLKTGHTKVASESSKEEQSKPHSSQVIYPSLEDSCRPAVVKGQSSSCEIVEENEELRIGVEPNGEKPNIVGTAPVSVPAANLTGQGRKSTRLYELLQMEPLDGQDSLLVSEVRKRRVVSWDCQLSQETSDSSKTLREDQVRSCSLNAEGDSCSHRGEDPTTSGEDVGVRVESINHGVIPALYVSRQRKNTRKSLIGSKIRKMYQKQKSLRKKLFPWNYDWHREEIGVEKRMVEPSGPIRRCKSGVIDHDLVLRAMARALERTEEAYMELVEKGLDKNPELALMGSCALVMLMKDQDVYVMNLGDSRVILAQERPNDRYPNPNFLKDDARHRNRSRESLVRMELDRISEDSPMHNQNSQISKINKNREISLCRLKMRAVQLSIDHSTSMEKEVFRIRVEHPDDNQAVFNDRVKGQLKVTRAFGAGFLKKPTCNEALLEMFRIEYVGTLPYVSCIPSLLHHRLSSSDQFLVLSSDGLYQYFNNEEVVAHVTWFMENVPEGDPAQYLITELLFRAAKKNGMDFHELLDVPHGDRRKYHDDVSVMVVSLEGRIWRSSG, encoded by the exons ATGGGTAACGGCACTTCTCGTGTTGTAGGCTGTTTTATACCTTTCAATGAGAAAAGCGGTGTTGATTTGGAGTTCTTAGACCCACTAGATGAAGGATTAGGCCATTCCTTCTGTTATGTTAGGCCGTCTATTTTTGAATCTCCTGCCATTACCCCATCAAACTCTGAAAGGTATACTGTTGATTCGAGCACCCTTGATTCTGAGACATTAAGTGGATCATTTAGACATGACATGATAGATGATCCCTCGGGGTTACACAGACTAAACAAGAGCGTCCCGGAAACtacatttaaaaccatctcaggGGCTTCGGTCAGTGCCAATGTTTCTACAGCTAGGACTGGTAACCAGAGTGCATTGTTTGCCAGTGATGTTCAAGAGCCTGCTGCATCCTTTGAGAGCACATCCTCATTTGCTGCAATACCTTTGCAGCCTGTACCTCATTGCTCTGGACCATTGAGTGGATTCATGTCTGGACCTCTTGAAAGAAGTTTTACTTCAGGCCCTTTGGAAAGGGGAAGGGGTTTCATGTCTGGGCCAATTGAGAAGGGTGTAATGTCTGGTCCGCTTGATGCCACCGATAAGTCTAACTTCTCTGCACCCCTTGCACGAATTTGTCAAAGACCAGGCCTTCAGCGTCTCATGAGGAGCGTGAGTGGGCCGATGAGGAGCACTTTCTCCCGGGCATTCTCAAAACATTCTGGGGCTGGTTGGATGCAACGCTTTTTCTTGACTTCAGTGTCTCAATTGGCCTGGCATTCTAAAGAGCCAAAGTTTCAGCCAGATACCTCACGAAACTGTCTTGAAGGGGTGCCATCCGAAGGGGAGTATAGATGCACTCACGACTTGCAATGGGCTCATGGAAAGGCTGGTGAAGATAGGGTTCAAGTTGTGCTTTCTGAAGAACAAGGATGGTTGTTTATTGGAATATATGATGGATTTAGTGGACCAGATGCACCAGATTTTCTGATGAGCCATCTTTACCAAGCTATAGACAGAGAACTGGAAGGACTGATTTGGGATTATGAAGATAAACATCTTAATGATCAATTAAAACCCGAACTCCTTAAGACTGGACATACAAAAGTGGCTTCAGAGTCCAGCAAGGAGGAACAGTCGAAACCTCATTCAAGTCAAGTAATTTATCCTAGTTTAGAGGATTCATGTAGGCCTGCAGTTGTCAAAGGTCAATCTTCTAGCTGTGAGATAGTTGAGGAAAATGAAGAACTTAGGATTGGTGTTGAACCTAATGGTGAAAAGCCCAACATCGTAGGAACAGCACCGGTTTCTGTTCCAGCTGCAAACTTAACTGGTCAAGGCAGGAAAAGCACACGGCTTTATGAACTACTTCAGATGGAGCCTTTGGATGGACAGGATTCTTTGTTAGTCTCGGAGGTCAGGAAGCGAAGAGTGGTATCATGGGATTGTCAATTGAGTCAAGAAACCTCGGATTCTAGCAAAACCTTACGTGAAGATCAGGTAAGATCTTGCTCTCTAAATGCCGAAGGAGATAGTTGTAGCCATCGGGGTGAAGATCCTACCACTTCAGGTGAAGATGTAGGGGTGAGGGTTGAATCTATTAATCATGGTGTTATTCCTGCTCTTTATGTTTCAAGGCAAAGAAAGAATACTAGAAAGTCATTAATTGGTTCAAAGATTAGAAAAATGTATCAGAAGCAAAAATCCTTACGCAAGAAACTTTTTCCGTGGAATTATGATTGGCACAGAGAGGAGATTGGTGTTGAAAAGAGAATGGTGGAACCCTCTGGACCTATTAGAAGATGCAAATCTGGTGTTATTGATCATGATTTGGTTTTAAGGGCGATGGCTCGAGCTCTTGAAAGGACTGAAGAGGCTTACATGGAATTGGTGGAAAAGGGTCTTGACAAAAACCCGGAACTTGCGTTAATGGGATCATGTGCTCTAGTGATGTTAATGAAGGATCAAGATGTGTATGTCATGAATCTTGGGGATAGCCGTGTGATCTTGGCTCAAGAAAGACCAAATGACCGTTATCCTAATCcaaattttttgaaagatgacGCGAGGCATCGGAATAGATCCAGAGAGTCATTAGTTCGTATGGAGCTGGACAGAATATCAGAGGATTCTCCTATGCATAATCAGAACAGTCAGATTAGCAAGATAAATAAAAACCGGGAGATTTCATTATGCAGATTAAAGATGAGAGCAGTTCAGCTTTCCATTGATCACAGCACAAGCATGGAAAAG GAAGTTTTTAGAATTAGGGTCGAACATCCAGATGACAACCAGGCTGTATTCAATGATCGAGTGAAGGGGCAATTGAAAGTAACTAGAGCGTTTGGTGCTGGGTTTCTGAAGAAG CCAACTTGTAACGAAGCTCTGCTGGAGATGTTTCGGATTGAATATGTGGGAACTCTTCCTTATGTCAGCTGCATTCCTTCCCTTCTTCACCACCGACTTTCCTCTAGTGATCAATTCCTGGTACTCTCCTCTGATGGACTGTACCAGTACTTTAACAATGAAGAGGTAGTTGCCCATGTCACTTGGTTCATGGAAAATGTTCCTGAAGGTGATCCTGCACAATACCTCATCACGGAGCTTCTCTTCCGTGCTGCCAAGAAGAATG GAATGGATTTTCATGAACTACTGGATGTTCCGCATGGGGATCGGCGCAAATATCACGATGATGTTTCTGTTATGGTGGTTTCACTTGAAGGAAGAATCTGGAGATCATCTGGATAG